The Labilibaculum sp. sequence TTGTTTATCCTTAAGTGAAAACTGGTTAGACAAATTTGAGAACTATCAAAAAGAACACGACAATTCAGAAACAGAAAAAATGATAGTAGAACTGAAAGAAAATATGAATACGGCTTTGTCAATCATTTATAAAACGAAACAAATTCAAATTGACTACTACGAAAAATATAATAATAACATTGATTTTTTAATAACGGAAAACAATAATATTACATTTCAGAACAACACACTTATATTTAAAGATCAAGCCTCTTTAGATAAGTATAATCAACTTCAAGGAGATTTTTATAAAGCATCAAAATTATATGTGGATTTTGTTACTAAATTGAAAGAAGAAAAAACGACTAGTCTTGATACATTGAATGAAGAATATTTTAACATACAGGAAATTGACACCTTAATTGATATGGTGAGATATAATAAATATGAGAATTAGCTTTTACTTTTCAAAAAGCTCTCACGCTAGCAGTGGGAGAAGTTAGCTGTTATTATAAACCAGAGATATACTATGGTAAGATTTAAATCAATAATTACAATTTTAATACTGATAGTTGCTATTTTAGGCTATTCGTATAAGAATTATACTAATCGTGCGAAAGGAGTAAATGCAGTCGAGCAGTACAAAGTAAAAAACAACATGACTCGGATATGGCACTTAAAAAAAGTCCATTTTAATATTTTTGATGCTATTATAGAAGGCAAAAATCAATTCAATTTCATATTAGTTGATGAACTTGGAATTAATAAGCAAACTGATCCGAATTACAGCTTACAATTTTCGTTTTGGAAAGATCCGCAGAACTTAGAAACGCTCTCTAATTTCACACTAGAAAGACATAATGATATTTTAAGGATTACGTTTCATGATCTGTTCTGGATTCCAACAGATATAGATTCTTTAAGTATCAAAGAAGCAACTGGTACTGTTTTTGGTAGGGTTGATAATTGGATGTCAAAGAAAAGAAATAAATAACTACTAACAACTAAGCGTTCGTGTGGCAGGAACTGCCATTAGATTTAATAAAAAAAAACATATTTGAACTAATGAAAAATTTGTCAAAGAAATGGCTATTAATAGTAAGTGTAATTTTTATTGTAATTTCTTTAATTTCTCCTTTTTTCTTAGCTAGTCAAGATGATAGTTTACTTACAATTTTATCAGCATCATTTACGGCAGTCGGAACAGTTATAGCTTTGACTGCATTATATATTGCTATAGTATTGTATCAAAAATTTGGTTTAGAATCTAGGTTTATTGAAAGACGAACGGATAAAGTACTTGAATTAGTTGATCTTTTGAAAGGCAATAGTTATATTATTTACACTAAAAAATTCAGGTATTTTATGAGGTTTGGAGTTGATGACTTTGAAAGACTTAGTCGTGAACCTTTTTATATTTATATGAAAGATAAAGTATTGACAGTGGACATTAAGGATTATGAAAAAGGAACAAAAAAAATCTTGAACATTGCAAATAGTTATTGGCTTCCAACCAAAATTAAAGAAAAGTTAGAATTCTTTAAAGTTTATTCTTTTGATGATGAAAAAAAAATCAAGAAAGAAAGTGAAAAATATGCAAAAATGACTTTTGAATTTGAAAAAGACAAACCTATGGAATGGTTAGTTACTAGTTTAGCCCCGAAAAAGACTGGAGTAAAATTTCAGATTTAAAACAGTTAAATTTAGGGTATGAAAAGACGTTGGACATTAGAAGAAAAACTAGCCATTTTAAGCGAGGCAGAAACTGGTAATGTAGTAGAAGTTTGTAGAAGGTATAATGTTAGTACTGGAGCTTTCTATAATTGGAAAAAGAAGTTCGATACTAAGGGAGAAGCTGGCTTAAGAGTTAAATATGATAACAGCAGTCCAGAGATGAAGAAAGCTGAGGAAGAGATTCGGATTCTACGCAAGCTTTTAGCAGACCGGGAAATAGAATTGGAAATTCAGAAAGAGCTTCTAAAAAAAAAGTTTGGAACAGACGATCCAAGAAAAATCTAGTAGATCGTTTCTTCGAAAAATATACTGCAAGTATCAAAGATTTGTTAAAGTATGTAGGACTCTCTGAGAGTAGTTATTACTATAAAGAGAAGTTAAATGGCAGAAAAGGTGTTTTGCCTAGCAAGCAAACCAAGCATAGTAACGATGGCCTGGTTGAAGAAAGGACTGTTGTAGAAGCTATAAAAGGCGTATTGGAGCATGAGTTTATTGATTGTGGTT is a genomic window containing:
- a CDS encoding transposase — encoded protein: MKRRWTLEEKLAILSEAETGNVVEVCRRYNVSTGAFYNWKKKFDTKGEAGLRVKYDNSSPEMKKAEEEIRILRKLLADREIELEIQKELLKKKFGTDDPRKI